The genomic segment GGCCGCCGCGAACTCGGCGCGCTCCGAGAGAAATCCATAGCCCGGGAAAATCGCCTGCGCCCCACTCTCTTTTGCTGCCGCCAGGATTTTATCGACGTTAAGGTAGCTGTCGCGCGCGGCATCGCCGCCCAGCGCCAGCGCAATGTCGGCGTCGCGCACATGTTGTGCGTTACGGTCCGGGTCGGAATAGACCGCGATGCTGACAATGCCCATTTTCTTCAGGGTACGGATGGCGCGGCAGGCGATTTCGCCACGGTTAGCGATAAGCACTTTGCTGAACATAGTGGTCTCCTCAGGCGCGCTGATGGCGGGCAAGCCAGGCTTTCCAGCCGCCCCATTCGGTGATGTCGGTGGCGCTCGCCAGCGCCTGCGGTTCGCAGATAAAGCCTTTCACATCGCGCCCATCCGCGAGCGTCAGCGTGCCGATGCCAAGCGGCGCCGGGATCTCCGCGACTACCTCGCCAAAGCGCGCAAGCGGGATGTCCCACAGCTCAACCACAATCGGCTGACCGTCACCGGCACGCGCAAGCCCGGGCTTTGGTGGCGTCGTATTTGCAAGCGCGTAGAGGCGATAGTCCCCGGATGTGGTCGTCTCTTCGATAAATACCGCGCCGCGCGTGGTGAGCTGGTGGTTAAGCGGCATGCCGCGAAGATGCGCGCCGACGACCGCAAGGCGGACATGGTGTGGTGATATCGGCTGCGGCTGCACGCCTGGCAGCGCTTTATGGGTGGCACCGAGCGGCAACCGCGTCGCCTGCTGCCAGCGCGCGCCGAAATGCGCAAGCGCAGCGTCGTGCCAGGCGGGCGCGATAAGTGTGATCCCCGCCGGCAGGCCGTCGGCGCGAAAATCGCCTGGTAACGCCAGCGCGCAAAGGTCGGCAAGGTTAGTGAAGTTGGTGTAGTAGCCAAAGTGCGAGTTGTAACGCACCGGCTCTTCTTTCATCTCGTCCAGCGTATGAATGGTGGGCGATGTGGGCACCACCAGCGCGTCGACATCTTCCAGCACTTGCGCAATCTGGCGCGCGAGCGCGGCGCGGGTGTATTCCGCCTGCCAGGCGTCGCAAGCGGTATAGTTCAGGCCGCCTGCCACGATACCGCGCACGGTCGGGTCCATAGTTTCTGCGGGCTGGCTGAGCATTTCACCCACCGCCACCGTGCGCTCTGCCACCCATGCCCCCTGATAGAGCTGCTCAGCCAGCGTGCGAAACGGCGTAAAATCCACCGGTATTAGCGTGGCGCCGAGCGCCTCCAGCCGCGCCAGACTCTGGCGGAACGCCGCCTCGCTGTGAGAGTCGTCGTAAAATTCGAGAATGTCCGGCACCGCCAGACGCGGTGTTGCGGGCAGGCGCGCAGGCGCGGTGCGCGGGTGATGTCGCGAGTAAGCATCCTGTGCGTCGTAGCCCCCTGCGATG from the Cronobacter condimenti 1330 genome contains:
- the atzF gene encoding allophanate hydrolase, giving the protein MSQSSPLFTPLTLAEWRREYQDDPKRIAEIYSAAFPETENTDPAWITRASAEHIQAQVATLVAALDQGKTLVDFPLFGVPFAVKDNIDVAGLPTTAACPAFAYTPQEDAAVVANLKAAGAIVLGKTNLDQFATGLVGTRSPYGAVPNTFNPAYVSGGSSSGSASAVARGLVAFALGTDTAGSGRVPAGFNNIVGLKPTKGWLSNRGVVPACRLNDTVSVFALTADDAARVADIAGGYDAQDAYSRHHPRTAPARLPATPRLAVPDILEFYDDSHSEAAFRQSLARLEALGATLIPVDFTPFRTLAEQLYQGAWVAERTVAVGEMLSQPAETMDPTVRGIVAGGLNYTACDAWQAEYTRAALARQIAQVLEDVDALVVPTSPTIHTLDEMKEEPVRYNSHFGYYTNFTNLADLCALALPGDFRADGLPAGITLIAPAWHDAALAHFGARWQQATRLPLGATHKALPGVQPQPISPHHVRLAVVGAHLRGMPLNHQLTTRGAVFIEETTTSGDYRLYALANTTPPKPGLARAGDGQPIVVELWDIPLARFGEVVAEIPAPLGIGTLTLADGRDVKGFICEPQALASATDITEWGGWKAWLARHQRA